From Pyrenophora tritici-repentis strain M4 chromosome 1, whole genome shotgun sequence, the proteins below share one genomic window:
- a CDS encoding bromodomain associated domain protein, whose product MKRARVAEDAPAYGEPHPQETTGQLDPYGESKDFFDQQLRRAIAIQCKAIGFESARPDALEDFRALVESYMKNFLAQVRTSMTSSRRTETVAHDWVYALTSSGLRGSAPLEQHFDMGDIPPSLLQPHFAPPAPPEAPPPDTESLLGPELSGKADKETRPYIPKHFPGFPSKHTYTATPVFTSRENDPRKIREKATEEGILAEQSLRKLMAAQKAGVQKQNVGKRKRSRRMKESDKLWQSAMADLVEEETQRERDEERRQARLDEDEDGDWAMSRDVPARQPTTDRSVNLEEGVHVNYEQKYWRKSASGV is encoded by the exons ATGAAGAGGGCGCGCGTTGCGGAGGACGCGCCGGCATACGGCGAACCACACCCCCAAGAGACGACAGGTC AATTGGACCCCTACGGCGAGAGTAAAGACTTCTTCGACCAGCAATTGCGGCGCGCAATAGCGATACAGTGCAAGGCTATCGGGTTCGAGAGCGCGCGCCCGGACGCGTTGGAGGACTTCCGGGCACTGGTGGAATCTT ACATGAAGAACTTCCTAGCACAAGTGCGGACATCCATGACCAGTTCGCGGCGCACCGAAACGGTAGCACACGACTGGGTCTATGCTCTCACATCCTCGGGCCTGCGTGGCTCTGCCCCCCTCGAACAGCATTTTGACATGGGCGATATTCCGCCATCATTACTACAACCACATTTTGCACCTCCAGCGCCCCCAGAGGCTCCTCCGCCCGATACCGAGTCCTTGTTGGGCCCCGAGCTGTCAGGAAAGGCAGACAAAGAGACGCGTCCGTATATACCCAAGCACTTTCCTGGATTCCCTTCCAAGCACACATACACAGCCACGCCCGTCTTCACCAGCCGTGAGAATGACCCGCGGAAAATTCGAGAAAAGGCCACAGAAGAGGGCATCTTGGCCGAGCAGAGTCTTAGAAAACTAATGGCTGCACAAAAGGCAGGCGTTCAGAAACAAAACGTCGGAAAACGGAAACGGAGTCGGCGCATGAAGGAGAGCGACAAGCTGTGGCAGTCGGCCATGGCCGATCTGGTGGAAGAAGAAACCCAAAGAGAGCGGGACGAAGAGCGGCGACAAGCCAGATtggatgaagacgaggacgGCGATTGGGCCATGTCACGCGATGTGCCAGCGCGGCAGCCCACGACCGATCGGAGCGTTAATCTCGAGGAGGGTGTACATGTCAACTACGAGCAGAAGTATTGGAGAAAGTCTGCCAGCGGTGTCTAA
- a CDS encoding dynactin Arp1 p62 subunit RO2, protein MAQAFPYTYYACDCFDNNTTTVTKRSQFIAASEDEEQNFDPQDPRSNYALYPLEHLLYCEDCLQIRCPRCVIEETLNWYCPNCLFEVPSSVVKSDGNRCTRNCFNCPVCISPLIVNLLENPDADQSAPDRHILACPYCHWSTVETGIEFEKHTGVYSQIARIANGGKPIPTSKERDKERERRKEMEARQQNPLSPSSDSTGMDIGEYEPPTRDDLFSNLAAFYKAQLEAQTPANPLEMNFSSPSAYSRIMNLYSTTTAKKQKRDKPTPMREAASELEGLVIHDPSSDIAAIERIKRGGWGTTLSPAQKLAQQNPYIRFDDELRPIPTLLCTKRSKRCRSCRHILSKPESKITSTRYKIKLLALNHIPRLSIRALPPTSDVPPLPGMLPVPPPPFNYNALRPGLPAHFLLHLSNPLFDPIRVTLATASTTPGKVQSRVTILCPQFDVGANTDVWDDALSSSPAPMPRRSTINAETGQIEAGKVWDKGRNWTSVAIEVIPGFLSELGDDEELEEDDNLLEIPIFVRLEFEADVNAEERGLGDSRGSKGEKEKREEAFWTVVGAGRIVEA, encoded by the coding sequence GAACACCTTCTCTACTGCGAAGATTGTCTACAAATACGGTGTCCGCGATGTGTCATTGAAGAGACGCTGAACTGGTACTGCCCAAACTGCCTGTTCGAAGTACCGAGCTCCGTAGTCAAGAGTGACGGGAACCGATGCACGCGAAACTGTTTCAACTGCCCAGTATGCATATCGCCGCTCATAGTCAACCTGCTCGAAAACCCCGACGCGGATCAAAGCGCACCGGACCGACACATACTGGCGTGCCCATACTGCCATTGGAGTACTGTGGAGACTGGCATAGAGTTTGAGAAACATACCGGCGTATATAGCCAGATTGCACGGATAGCAAATGGTGGAAAGCCCATACCGACGTCTAAGGAGCGTGACAAGGAGCGCGAGAGGCGTAAGGAGATGGAAGCACGGCAGCAAAATCCCCTGTCGCCTTCTAGCGACTCGACAGGCATGGACATTGGAGAGTACGAGCCGCCTACTCGTGATGACCTATTTTCGAACCTCGCTGCCTTTTACAAAGCACAGCTAGAGGCCCAGACACCGGCGAATCCCCTCGAGATGAACTTTTCTTCGCCGTCCGCCTACTCCCGCATAATGAACTTGTATTCAACAACCACTgcaaagaagcagaagcgCGACAAGCCGACACCAATGCGTGAGGCGGCTTCAGAGTTGGAGGGGCTGGTTATACACGATCCTTCCTCGGACATTGCAGCAATCGAGCGTATCAAGCGGGGCGGATGGGGCACTACACTCTCGCCCGCCCAGAAGCTCGCACAGCAAAACCCCTACATAAGGTTTGACGACGAGCTACGACCGATCCCGACGTTGCTCTGTACAAAGCGCTCAAAACGATGTCGCTCATGTCGACACATTCTCTCTAAGCCAGAGTCCAAGATTACGTCAACACGATACAAGATCAAATTACTAGCACTCAACCATATCCCTCGACTCAGCATCCGTGCGTTACCACCCACCTCGGACGTCCCCCCACTCCCCGGCATGTTGCCCGTTCCACCGCCACCCTTCAACTACAACGCTCTTCGTCCCGGGCTTCCAGCCCACTTTCTCCTGCACCTCAGCAACCCGCTCTTCGACCCCATCCGCGTCACCCTAGCCACTGCTAGTACCACGCCTGGAAAGGTACAATCCCGCGTCACAATCCTGTGTCCACAATTTGACGTCGGCGCCAACACTGATGTCTGGGATGATGCGCTGTCCTCCTCTCCCGCTCCGATGCCGCGTCGCTCGACCATCAACGCCGAAACAGGGCAAATTGAAGCAGGCAAGGTTTGGGATAAAGGAAGGAATTGGACTAGTGTGGCTATCGAAGTCATCCCAGGTTTTCTGagtgagcttggcgatgATGAAGAGCTGGAGGAAGATGATAACCTACTCGAGATACCGATCTTTGTACGGCTAGAATTTGAGGCTGATGTTAACGCTGAGGAGAGAGGGTTGGGTGATTCTAGAGGATCAAAGGGGGAAAAGGAGAAGCGAGAGGAGGCGTTTTGGACAGTAGTGGGTGCAGGGAGGATAGTGGAGGCATAG
- a CDS encoding PhrB, Deoxyribodipyrimidine photolyase gives MSKPRVIYWFRTDLRLHDSPALKAALDLNPACLYPIWTWDPHYVYRARVGPNRWQYLLDCQDDLSKSITKLNPKSKLFVIREAPQTLFPKLFKAWKITHMVFEKDTDAYARERDDKVLEIARKSGVEVVVKTGRTLYDPDELVKQNHGKPTMSITQVQAAGKKIGRIPRPIPAPKSFPNPGDTDLKFDQERPESQPDVNAIQRDGDEASYTALAGPNGDFAVPTMEELGLKPATTAHRGGETEALRALDEIIANEEYTATFEKPKTAPTAFEPQSTTLLSPHMHFGSLSCRLFYWRAQDVVDKFKGKASQPPVSLTGQLLFRDMYFGAQAALGYSFGQTYNNPNCRFIPWHLPSKIDTKSGLITGEYMVDNAEAEAHFQRWKHGQTGFPWIDALMRQLAQEGWIHHLGRHAVACFLTRGGCYIDWERGAEVFEEWLIDHEAACNIGNWQWLSCTAFFAQFYRCYSPIAFPQKWDKEGKLVRKYVPELAKFDKKYIYEPHKAPIVDQKKWGCLIKGDGSAAAEGSMKTYPKPMFDFAERRDICLAGMKNAYHVNLYGNSPQVLDGSWRKVFEDGAEGPTEGDQGPPGAMVKHEDDADEDKQDIDEPMNPKQARKTAVKSEKKVAHKREASQGTLDGMFTRKKKKDGDVFPNDTHFG, from the coding sequence ATGTCGAAACCGCGGGTCATCTACTGGTTTAGGACCGACTTGCGCCTCCACGACTCCCCAGCCCTCAAAGCCGCCCTGGACCTCAATCCAGCATGTCTCTACCCCATCTGGACATGGGATCCACACTATGTCTACCGCGCTCGTGTAGGGCCCAATCGCTGGCAGTATCTTTTAGACTGTCAGGATGACCTGTCCAAGTCCATCACCAAGCTGAATCCAAAGTCGAAGCTCTTTGTTATCCGGGAAGCTCCGCAGACTCTGTTTCCGAAGTTGTTCAAAGCCTGGAAGATTACTCATATGGTGTTTGAAAAGGACACGGATGCGTATGCTAGGGAGCGAGATGACAAGGTATTGGAGATTGCGAGAAAGTCAGGCGTAGAGGTGGTTGTGAAGACGGGGCGGACATTGTACGATCCCGATGAACTGGTAAAGCAGAATCACGGGAAGCCGACGATGAGCATTACCCAGGTCCAAGCTGCGGGCAAGAAGATTGGCCGGATTCCTAGACCAATACCAGCACCAAAGTCATTTCCCAATCCAGGCGATACTGATCTGAAGTTTGACCAAGAAAGACCAGAAAGCCAGCCAGATGTGAATGCGATACAAAGAGACGGTGATGAGGCGTCGTATACTGCGTTGGCAGGGCCAAACGGTGACTTTGCAGTGCCCACCATGGAAGAACTGGGTCTAAAACCCGCAACAACAGCCCATCGTGGCGGCGAGACAGAAGCACTACGGGCTCTTGATGAGATTATCGCAAATGAAGAGTATACAGCGACGTTTGAGAAGCCCAAGACCGCCCCCACGGCTTTTGAACCTCAGTCTACTACCCTTCTCTCGCCACACATGCACTTTGGGTCCTTGAGCTGTCGCCTCTTCTACTGGCGTGCACAGGATGTAGTTGACAAGTTCAAGGGAAAAGCTTCTCAGCCCCCTGTTAGTCTGACAGGCCAACTTCTCTTCCGCGACATGTACTTTGGCGCACAAGCAGCACTGGGCTACTCGTTTGGTCAGACGTACAACAACCCAAACTGCCGTTTTATACCCTGGCATCTCCCGTCCAAGATCGACACCAAATCGGGCCTCATCACTGGAGAGTACATGGTCGACAACGCAGAAGCAGAAGCCCATTTTCAGCGCTGGAAACACGGCCAAACAGGCTTTCCATGGATTGACGCGCTCATGCGCCAGCTTGCACAAGAAGGCTGGATCCATCATCTGGGAAGGCATGCCGTGGCCTGTTTTCTAACAAGAGGCGGCTGCTACATTGATTGGGAGCGCGGTGCTGAAGTATTTGAAGAATGGCTCATTGACCACGAGGCAGCGTGTAACATTGGAAACTGGCAGTGGTTATCCTGCACTGCCTTTTTCGCCCAATTCTACCGCTGCTACTCGCCCATTGCATTTCCCCAGAAATGGGACAAAGAGGGCAAACTTGTGAGGAAATATGTCCCTGAACTGGCAAAGTTTGACAAGAAATACATCTACGAGCCGCACAAGGCGCCGATTGTCGACCAGAAGAAATGGGGTTGCTTGATCAAGGGTGATGGGTCGGCTGCGGCGGAGGGTAGCATGAAGACGTACCCAAAGCCGATGTTTGACTTTGCGGAAAGAAGAGATATCTGTTTGGCCGGAATGAAGAATGCGTATCATGTCAATCTCTACGGCAACTCGCCCCAAGTTCTGGATGGGTCATGGCGAAAGGTGTTTGAGGATGGTGCTGAAGGGCCGACGGAGGGGGATCAAGGTCCACCGGGCGCCATGGTCAAACATGAAGATGATGCGGATGAAGATAAGCAGGACATCGACGAGCCAATGAATCCTAAACAAGCGAGAAAGACGGCAGTGAAGAGCGAGAAGAAGGTAGCGCATAAGCGGGAAGCCAGCCAGGGCACGCTGGATGGTATGTTTACgcggaagaagaagaaggacgGAGACGTGTTTCCCAACGATACGCACTTTGGGTAG
- a CDS encoding glycosyltransferase family 8 protein, whose protein sequence is MAQPLEDAYITLLMSDSYLPGAVVLANSLRDAGTKKKLAVLVTMDTLSADTIGELKTLYDYLIPVQRIRSSNTANLYLMGRPDLAFAFTKIALWRQTQFRKLVYLDADVVALRALDELFDIEASFAAAPDIGWPDAFNSGVMVIKPDMGEYWALQTMAAAGDSFDGADQGLLNQYFEHRPWQRLKFTYNCTPNAEYQWEPAYRHYKRDIAAVHFIGKNKPWSSQHSGGTGVYGELLARWWAVHQRHLHREKAAKEAGEAHSTQSDFSSPPAPVEASVVTTESPMTEPADEIQNIDQGMTEPTPEQRKFSAPEMEWDATKAGPPSESRPEAANLPTHTYTFSDNPSLFQAPRTYPEAPTDMWYKVPDNKPKPADQPKPIFPWEQKADKPKPTRVFAEDLSPEPTPAPTPSNHPFSTRHYDDEIAVSGGPEQVVSPDQGNDQQWQSYQRASVNAWDSVPGIENYVRAISDLSGNGKRGKNQSMQQTTGTDDISSPLLERRQRRESLILTDFPTAEDRPSLPVTPAPVRRPMFWGEERNQAGELPSATGVPDQTEWNPEERLDQLRRSSVMEFEHLKKDEHPDPPLRALPEHSIAGEKEASATHALGLDGANDGPAEKDFATSQSTLPEGEQVQAVGDELNPTQSAT, encoded by the exons ATGGCGCAGCCCTTGGAAGATGCGTACATTACG CTTCTTATGAGCGATTCCTACCTGCCAGGCGCTGTGGTTCTCGCCAATTCGTTGCGCGATGCCGGCACCAAGAAGAAGCTTGCCGTGCTCGTCACCATGGACACGCTTTCTGCGGACACGATCGGTGAGCTCAAGACGCTCTACGACTATCTGATCCCGGTCCAGCGTATTCGAAGTTCCAATACTGCCAACCTGTATCTTATGGGACGGCCTGACCTGGCATTCGCCTTCACCAAGATTGCCCTCTGGCGGCAGACGCAGTTTCGCAAGTTGGTGTACCTCGATGCTGATGTGGTAGCTCTCCGCGCGCTCGACGAGCTCTTTGACATTGAGGCGTCGTTTGCAGCAGCTCCAGACATTGGCTGGCCAGATGCCTTCAACAGCGGTGTCATGGTGATCAAGCCCGACATGGGCGAATACTGGGCGCTGCAAACCATGGCTGCGGCTGGCGACAGCTTCGACGGCGCAGACCAAGGCTTACTGAACCAGTACTTCGAGCACCGTCCGTGGCAGCGACTAAAGTTTACTTACAATTGCACCCCCAACGCAGAGTACCAGTGGGAGCCGGCCTACCGCCACTACAAGCGCGATATTGCGGCCGTCCACTTTATCGGCAAGAACAAGCCCTGGTCGAGCCAGCATAGCGGCGGAACAGGCGTCTATGGAGAGCTCCTAGCGCGGTGGTGGGCTGTACATCAGAGGCATTTGCACAGGGAAAAGGCAGCCAAAGAAGCGGGTGAGGCACATAGCACTCAAAGTGACTTTTCCTCTCCCCCTGCCCCTGTCGAGGCCTCGGTTGTTACCACTGAGTCTCCTATGACTGAACCTGCCGATGAGATACAGAATATTGACCAAGGAATGACAGAACCTACCCCAGAACAACGCAAGTTTTCCGCGCCCGAGATGGAATGGGATGCCACCAA GGCTGGACCACCGTCAGAATCGAGGCCCGAGGCTGCCAACCTCCCGACCCATACCTACACATTTAGTGACAACCCCTCGCTCTTCCAGGCGCCGCGTACCTACCCTGAAGCCCCAACAGACATGTGGTACAAGGTTCCAGACAACAAACCCAAGCCTGCTGACCAGCCCAAGCCTATTTTCCCCTGGGAGCAAAAGGCCGACAAGCCCAAGCCCACTCGTGTATTTGCTGAAGATTTATCCCCAGAACCTACCCCTGCCCCAACCCCATCGAACCACCCCTTCTCCACTAGACATTACGATGACGAGATTGCCGTCTCAGGAGGACCAGAGCAGGTCGTGAGCCCCGACCAGGGCAATGACCAGCAGTGGCAGTCATACCAACGTGCCAGTGTCAATGCTTGGGACAGCGTTCCGGGTATTGAGAATTATGTTCGTGCCATATCGGACCTCAGCGGAAACGGAAAACGCGGTAAGAACCAATCTATGCAACAAACCACGGGCACGGATGACATCAGTTCACCGTTGCTGGAACGCAGACAACGTCGAGAGAGCCTTATCCTGACCGATTTCCCAACCGCAGAGGACCGTCCGAGTCTCCCCGTTACCCCAGCCCCTGTCCGTCGTCCAATGTTCTGGGGTGAAGAGAGGAACCAAGCAGGCGAGCTTCCTTCGGCTACAGGAGTGCCCGACCAGACCGAATGG AATCCTGAAGAGAGACTCGACCAGCTCCGCCGCTCCTCCGTTATGGAGTTTGAGCACCTGAAAAAGGACGAGCATCCAGACCCACCGTTGCGCGCGCTTCCCGAGCACTCGATTGCTGGGGAGAAAGAGGCCAGCGCCACCCATGCTCTTGGATTAGATGGAGCCAACGATGGTCCCGCCGAGAAAGACTTTGCCACCAGCCAGTCCACGCTTCCTGAAGGCGAGCAGGTCCAGGCTGTAGGAGACGAGCTGAACCCCACGCAGTCTGCAACCTAG
- a CDS encoding beta-Ala-His dipeptidase — protein MAHLDPYFKQVDALQGNFIERLREAVAIPSISSEDQRRPDVVKMGHWLADQIKALGGTVELRELGKQPGREHLDLPPCLLGRYGDDPKKFNVLVYGHYDVQPANKSDGWATDPFTLSIDDKDRMYGRGSTDDKGPVLGWLNAIEAHQKAGVELPVNLVMCFEGMEENGSEGLDDTIRAEARKFFKDVDVVCISDNYWLGTEKPCLTYGVRGCNYYQIEVSGPGQDLHSGVYGGMTHEPMTDLVRIMNSLVDPDGKILIKGVDDLVAPLTEEEAALYPPIAFTMDGLRESLGGETTIHDNKEDALKHKMRYPSLSLHGIEGAFYSEGAKTVIPAKVIGKFSIRTVPNMEIDPVTKLVEKHINDEFAKLKSKNKMKFSVVHCGKWWVEDPNHPNYTAAAKAVERVFGVKPDMTREGGSIPVTLTFQEELGKNVLLLPMGSSTDAAHSINEKLDKRNYIEGTKLLGAYLHYVAAELKRD, from the exons ATGGCGCACCTTGACCCGTACTTTAAGCAGGTGGATGCCCTACAGGGTAACTTCATCGAGAGACTGAGGGAGGCTGTGGCTATCCCAAGTATCAGCTCCGAAGACCAGAGGAGGCCTGATGTCGTCAAG ATGGGCCACTGGCTCGCGGACCAAATCAAGGCGCTCGGGGGTACCGTTGAGCTCCGTGAGCTTGGAAAGCAGCCCGGTCGCGAACATCTCGACCTTCCACCGTGTCTCCTAGGACGCTACGGAGACGATCCCAAGAAGTTCAACGTCCTCGTCTATGGCCACTACGATGTTCAGCCTGCGAACAAGTCCGACGGCTGGGCGACGGACCCCTTCACCCTGAGCATCGACGACAAGGACCGCATGTACGGACGTGGCAGCACCGACGACAAGGGCCCGGTTCTGGGATGGCTGAACGCAATCGAGGCACACCAAAAGGCAGGTGTAGAACTGCCAGTAAACCTAGTCATGTGCTTCGAGGGTATGGAGGAGAATGGTTCGGAGGGTCTAGACGACACCATCCGCGCAGAGGCGAGGAAGTTCTTCAAGGATGTGGATGTTGTGTGCATCTCGGACAACTACTGGCTGGGAACCGAGAAGCCTTGCTTGACATATGGTGTCCGTGGATGCAACTACTACCAGATCGAGGTCTCTGGACCTGGCCAAGATTTGCACTCTGGTGTCTACGGTGGCATGACACACGAGCCCATGACCGACTTGGTGCGCATCATGAACTCGCTGGTCGACCCTGACGGCAAGATTCTCATCAAGGGCGTCGACGACCTCGTTGCCCCCCTTACCGAAGAGGAGGCTGCCCTCTACCCACCAATCGCCTTTACCATGGACGGGCTAAGGGAATCGCTCGGTGGTGAGACGACAATCCACGACAACAAGGAGGATGCGCTAAAGCACAAGATGCGATACCCTTCTTTGTCGCTTCACGGCATCGAGGGTGCTTTCTACTCCGAAGGCGCAAAGACCGTCATCCCAGCCAAGGTCATTGGAAAGTTCTCCATTCGCACAGTGCCCAACATGGAGATTGACCCAGTCACAAAGCTCGTCGAGAAGCACATCAACGATGAGTTTGCGAAGCTCAAGTCGAAGAACAAGATGAAGTTTAGCGTTGTACACTGCGGAAAGTGGTGGGTAGAGGACCCCAACCATCCCAACTACACTGCTGCAGCAAAGGCCGTTGAGAGAGTTTTTGGCGTCAAGCCCGATATGACAAGAGAAGGCGGCAGTATCCCTGTGACGCTCACTTTCCAGGAGGAGCTGGGCAAGAACGTCTTGTTGCTGCCCATGGGTAGCTCAACAGATGCCGCGCATTCGATCAACGAGAAGCTCGACAAGCGCAACTATATTGAAGGCACGAAGCTACTCGGCGCCTACCTGCACTATGTTGCAGCGGAGCTCAAGCGCGATTAG
- a CDS encoding mitochondrial 54S ribosomal protein mL58: MSTCKSLLRATTPFQRTQPSLLPLTQTRCESSTRRHRKLLALPEAPSYTPSSPSPSLIFNPPSSAPNVYHTPLKFLPKQDKRRQIITAAQSYANKASLSRQTSNIAAPGTPLSDSSLLPPRPSAALPQPVREPYEKKYHLSEAQVEEIRTLRRQDPDTWTRVRLAEKFGCSQFFVGMIAKNPEKAKRVESMHEEARRKWGARRREAREDRGRRRVLWGRDA; encoded by the coding sequence ATGTCGACATGTAAATCACTCCTCCGCGCCACTACCCCCTTCCAAAGGACCCAACCGTCCCTTCTTCCCCTAACGCAAACCCGCTGCGAATCCTCCACACGCCGACACCGCAAACTGCTCGCTTTACCAGAAGCGCCATCATACACGCCGTCGAGCCCTTCTCCGTCGCTCATCTTCAATCCCCCGTCGTCCGCCCCAAACGTCTACCATACCCCACTCAAATTTCTCCCCAAGCAAGATAAACGTCGACAAATCATCACGGCTGCACAATCCTACGCAAACAAGGCATCGTTGTCGCGACAAACGTCAAACATTGCTGCACCGGGTACTCCCTTGTCAGACTCTAGTCTCCTCCCGCCGCGGCCCTCTGCTGCCCTCCCGCAGCCGGTGCGCGAACCCTACGAGAAAAAGTACCATTTGAGCGAGGCGCAGGTCGAGGAGATACGGACGCTGCGGCGCCAGGACCCAGATACATGGACAAGAGTACGGCTGGCGGAGAAGTTTGGGTGTAGTCAGTTTTTCGTGGGCATGATTGCGAAGAATCCGGAGAAGGCGAAGAGGGTGGAGAGTATGCATGAGGAAGCGAGGAGGAAGTGGGGGGCTAGGAGGCGTGAGGCGAGGGAGGATCGGGGGAGGAGGAGAGTGCTTTGGGGGAGGGACGCTTGA